A portion of the Rhinopithecus roxellana isolate Shanxi Qingling chromosome 19, ASM756505v1, whole genome shotgun sequence genome contains these proteins:
- the LOC104658504 gene encoding keratin, type I cuticular Ha7-like has translation MTSDHCSSLLSEQVSEASAASLCLLANVAHANRVRVGSTPLGRPSLCLPPTCHTACPLPGTCHIPGNIGICGAYSENTLNSHEKETMQFLNDRLANYLEKVRQLERDNAELETKLRERSKCHESTVCPDYQSYFCTIQELQQKILCTKSENNRLVVQIDNAKLAADDFRTKYETERSLHQLVEADICGLRRVLDNLTLAKCDLEAQLESLKEELLCLKKNHEQEARTLRGQLGDKLRIELDIEPTIDLSRVLGEMRGQYEAMVETNRQDVEQWFQAQSEGISLQAMSCSEELQCCQSEILELRRSVNALEVELQAQHTLKDCLQNSLCEAEDRYGTELAQMQSLINNVEEQLSEIRADLERQNQEYQVLLDVKARLENEIATYRNLLESEDCKFPCNPCATPAFSTPSPAPAACAPCSRATHGLCSSTGY, from the exons ATGACTTCCGACCATTGCAGTTCCCTCCTCAGCGAGCAGGTTTCAGAGGCCAGTGCTGCCTCCCTGTGCCTCTTGGCTAATGTGGCACATGCCAACCGAGTCCGTGTGGGGTCGACTCCCCTGGGTCGCCCCAGCCTCTGTCTGCCCCCAACCTGCCACACCGCTTGTCCCTTGCCAGGGACCTGCCACATTCCTGGCAACATTGGAATCTGTGGGGCCTACAGCGAAAACACCCTGAACAGCCACGAGAAGGAGACTATGCAGTTCCTGAACGACCGCCTGGCCAACTACCTGGAGAAAGTGCGCCAGCTGGAGCGGGACAATGCAGAACTGGAGACCAAACTCCGTGAGAGGAGCAAGTGCCATGAGTCCACTGTGTGCCCGGACTACCAGTCCTACTTCTGCACTATCCAGGAGCTCCAGCAGAAG ATTCTGTGCACCAAATCGGAGAACAATAGGCTGGTTGTGCAAATAGACAATGCCAAATTGGCCGCGGATGACTTCAGGACCAA GTACGAGACAGAGCGCTCGCTGCACCAGCTGGTGGAGGCTGACATCTGTGGCCTGCGCAGGGTGCTGGACAACCTCACCCTCGCCAAGTGTGACCTGGAGGCCCAGCTGGAGTCCCTGAAGGAAGAGCTGCTTTGCCTCAAGAAAAACCATGAGCAG GAAGCCCGCACTCTGAGGGGTCAGCTGGGAGACAAGCTCCGGATTGAGCTGGACATTGAGCCCACCATTGACCTGAGTAGGGTGCTGGGGGAGATGCGAGGCCAGTATGAGGCCATGGTGGAGACCAACCGCCAGGATGTGGAGCAGTGGTTCCAAGCCCAG TCTGAAGGCATCAGCCTGCAGGCCATGTCCTGCTCCGAGGAGCTGCAGTGCTGCCAGTCGGAGATTCTGGAGTTGAGACGCTCGGTGAatgccctggaggtggagcttcaGGCTCAGCACACGCTG AAGGACTGTCTACAGAACTCCCTGTGTGAAGCCGAGGACCGCTACGGCACAGAACTGGCCCAGATGCAGAGCCTCATCAACAATGTGGAGGAACAGCTGTCTGAGATCCGGGCCGACCTGGAGCGGCAGAACCAGGAGTACCAGGTGCTGCTGGACGTGAAGGCCCGGCTGGAGAATGAGATTGCCACTTACCGGAACCTTCTGGAGAGTGAGGACTGCAA ATTTCCCTGCAACCCATGCGCGACCCCAGCCTTCAGCACTCCCAGTCCAGCCCCTGCAGCCTGTGCCCCCTGCTCCCGGGCCACCCATGGGCTCTGCTCATCAACTGGATACTGA
- the LOC104658501 gene encoding keratin, type I cuticular Ha1, protein MPYNFCLPSLSCRTSCSSRPCVPPSCHGCTLPGACNIPANVSNCNWFCEGSFNGSEKETMQFLNDRLASYLEKVRQLERENAELENLIRERSQQQEPLLCPSYQSYFKTIEELQQKILCTKSENARLVVQIDNAKLAADDFRTKYQTELSLRQLVESDINGLRRILDELTLCKSDLEAQVESLKEELLCLKSNHEQEVNTLRCQLGDRLNVEVDAAPTVDLNRVLNETRSQYEALVETNRREVEQWFTTQTEELNKQVVSSSEQLQSYQAEIIELRRTVNALEIELQAQHNLRDSLENTLTESEARYSSQLSQVQSLITNVESQLAEIRCDLERQNQEYQVLLDVRARLECEINTYRSLLESEDCNLPSNPCATTNACSKSIGPCVSNPCTPCIPPAPCTPCAPRPRCGPCNSFVR, encoded by the exons ATGCCCTACAACTTCTGCCTGCCCAGCCTGAGCTGCCGCACCAGCTGCTCCTCCCGGCCCTGCGTGCCCCCCAGCTGCCACGGCTGCACCCTACCCGGGGCCTGCAACATCCCCGCCAATGTGAGCAACTGCAACTGGTTCTGCGAGGGCTCCTTCAACGGCAGCGAGAAGGAGACCATGCAGTTCCTGAATGACCGTCTGGCCAGCTACCTGGAGAAGGTGCGTCAGCTGGAGCGGGAAAATGCGGAGCTGGAGAACCTCATCCGGGAGCGGTCCCAGCAGCAGGAGCCCTTGCTGTGCCCCAGCTACCAGTCCTACTTCAAGACCATTGAGGAGCTCCAGCAGAAG ATCCTGTGTACCAAGTCCGAGAATGCCAGGCTTGTGGTGCAGATCGACAACGCCAAGCTGGCTGCGGATGATTTCAGAACCAA GTACCAGACCGAGCTGTCCCTGCGGCAGCTGGTGGAGTCGGACATCAATGGTCTGCGCAGGATCCTGGATGAGCTGACCCTGTGCAAGTCCGACCTGGAGGCCCAGGTGGAGTCCCTGAAGGAGGAGCTGCTGTGCCTCAAGAGTAATCATGAGCAG GAGGTCAACACCCTGCGCTGCCAGCTTGGAGACCGTCTCAATGTGGAGGTAGATGCTGCCCCCACTGTGGACCTGAATCGGGTGCTGAACGAGACCAGGAGTCAGTATGAGGCCCTGGTGGAAACCAACCGCAGGGAAGTGGAGCAATGGTTCACCACGCAG ACCGAGGAGCTAAACAAGCAGGTGGTATCCAGCTCGGAGCAGCTGCAGTCCTATCAGGCAGAGATCATCGAGCTGAGACGAACGGTCAATGCCCTGGAGATTGAGCTGCAGGCCCAGCATAACCTG CGAGACTCTCTGGAAAACACACTGACGGAGAGCGAGGCCCGCTACAGCTCCCAGCTGTCCCAGGTGCAGAGCCTGATCACCAACGTGGAGTCCCAGCTGGCGGAGATCCGCTGTGACCTGGAGCGGCAGAACCAGGAGTACCAGGTGCTGCTGGACGTGCGTGCCCGGCTGGAGTGTGAGATCAACACGTACCGGAGCCTCCTGGAGAGTGAGGACTGCAA TCTGCCCAGCAATCCCTGTGCCACGACCAACGCGTGCAGCAAGTCCATCGGACCCTGTGTCTCCAATCCCTGCACCCCTTGCATTCCTCCTGCCCCCTGCACACCCTGTGCCCCACGCCCCCGCTGTGGGCCCTGCAATTCCTTTGTGCGCTAG
- the KRT37 gene encoding keratin, type I cuticular Ha7: MTSSYSSSSCPLVCTMAPGTRNVSVSPIDVGCQPRAEANVAPMCLLANVAHANRVRVGSTPLGRPSLCLPPTCHNACPLPGTCHIPGNIGICGAYGENTLNGHEKETMQFLNDRLANYLEKVRQLERENAELEATLRERSKCHESTVCPDYQSYFRTIEELQQKILCSKTENARLIVQIDNAKLAADDFRIKLESERSLRQLVEADKCGTQKLLDDATLAKADLEAQQESLKEEQLSLKSNHEQEVKILRSQLGEKLRIELDIEPTIDLNRVLGEMRAQYEAMVETNRQDVEQWFQAQSEGISLQAMSCSEELQCCQSEILELRCTVNALEVERQAQHTLKDCLQNSLCEAEDRFGTELAQMQSLISNVEEQLSEIRADLERQNQEYQVLLDVKARLENEIATYRNLLESEDCKLPCNPCSTPASCTSCPSCGPVTGGSPSGHGASMGR; encoded by the exons ATGACCTCCTCCTACAGCAGCTCCTCATGCCCTCTGGTTTGTACCATGGCTCCTGGAACAAGaaatgtctctgtctctcccatcGACGTTGGGTGCCAGCCCAGGGCAGAGGCCAATGTTGCCCCCATGTGCCTTTTGGCCAACGTGGCACATGCCAACCGAGTCCGCGTGGGGTCGACTCCCCTGGGCCGCCCCAGCCTCTGTCTGCCCCCGACCTGCCACAATGCTTGTCCCTTGCCAGGGACCTGTCACATTCCTGGCAACATCGGAATCtgtggggcctatggtgaaaacacCCTGAATGGCCATGAGAAGGAGACCATGCAGTTCCTGAACGACCGCCTGGCCAACTACCTGGAGAAGGTGCGCCAGCTGGAGCGGGAGAACGCAGAGCTGGAGGCCACACTCCGCGAGAGGAGCAAGTGCCACGAGTCCACTGTGTGCCCGGACTACCAGTCCTACTTCCGCACCATCGAGGAGCTCCAGCAGAAG ATCCTGTGCAGCAAGACCGAGAATGCCAGGCTGATTGTACAAATTGACAATGCCAAGCTGGCTGCTGATGACTTTAGGATCAA GCTGGAGAGTGAGCGCTCCCTGCGCCAGCTGGTAGAGGCAGACAAGTGTGGGACGCAGAAGCTCCTGGATGACGCGACCCTGGCCAAGGCTGACCTGGAGGCCCAGCAGGAGTCCCTGAAGGAGGAGCAGCTCTCCCTCAAGAGCAACCATGAGCAG GAAGTAAAGATTCTGAGGAGTCAGCTGGGGGAGAAGCTCCGGATCGAGCTGGACATTGAGCCCACCATTGACCTGAACAGGGTGCTGGGGGAGATGCGGGCTCAGTACGAGGCCATGGTGGAGACCAATCGCCAGGATGTGGAACAGTGGTTCCAAGCCCAG TCTGAAGGCATCAGCCTGCAGGCCATGTCCTGCTCCGAGGAGCTGCAGTGCTGCCAGTCGGAGATCCTGGAGCTGAGATGCACGGTGAATGCCCTGGAGGTGGAGCGCCAAGCCCAGCACACCTTG AAGGACTGTCTGCAGAACTCCCTGTGTGAAGCTGAGGACCGCTTCGGCACGGAGCTGGCCCAGATGCAGAGCCTCATCAGCAACGTGGAGGAGCAGCTGTCCGAGATCCGGGCTGACCTGGAGCGGCAGAACCAGGAGTACCAGGTGCTGCTGGACGTGAAGGCCCGGCTGGAGAACGAGATTGCCACGTACCGGAACCTTCTGGAGAGCGAGGACTGCAA ACTCCCCTGCAATCCCTGCTCCACGCCTGCCTCCTGTACTTCTTGTCCAAGCTGTGGCCCTGTCACCGGTGGGTCTCCCTCTGGCCATGGAGCCAGCATGGGGAGATGA